The Candidatus Thorarchaeota archaeon genome has a segment encoding these proteins:
- a CDS encoding OFA family MFS transporter, with the protein MSESVTNRNIVIVGAIIVQLCLGSIYSWTIFQKFLVDVAGAYAWSTLNSNLPFAAGLASFALFMIPAGRMQDRVGPRKVATLGGILLGIGYILASQVDLLAPSEATGTLYLVVTYGVIGGAGIGFGYVCPIAALVRWFPDKKGAITGIAVAGFGGGAFIFNFVEQWLLAIFGVVGTPFFYLGMIYLVGVLIGAQMLSSPPKGWLPAGYVPKVAVADGVGQSLMPGQMIRTSSFLVLWLMFALAATAGLMTIGNVSKAAQVADPYGMGPGSWDAYLSALVGGIMALFNAAGRIIWGVISDKKGRVTTFMLMFFVLSMAMFSFAYVVLINSSWIVSTLVAGLVGFCFGGNFALFPSATAEYFGSEHVGKNYGVVFTSYGVAGVLGALVAGQFVALAGGSYFLAFTITGILGLVAFALTFLLREMRRPVAQ; encoded by the coding sequence ATGTCAGAATCGGTTACCAATCGAAATATCGTCATAGTTGGAGCGATAATAGTCCAGCTCTGTCTCGGTTCAATCTATTCTTGGACAATCTTTCAGAAGTTCCTTGTAGATGTCGCAGGAGCCTATGCATGGTCGACGTTGAACTCGAATCTGCCATTCGCTGCCGGACTGGCATCTTTTGCGCTCTTCATGATCCCTGCTGGTCGTATGCAGGACAGGGTGGGGCCCCGGAAAGTCGCAACACTCGGGGGCATACTGCTCGGGATAGGATACATACTAGCCTCACAGGTAGATCTCTTGGCACCCAGTGAAGCAACGGGCACTCTGTACCTGGTCGTCACATATGGGGTGATTGGCGGTGCAGGAATCGGCTTCGGATACGTCTGTCCGATAGCTGCACTGGTCCGCTGGTTCCCAGACAAGAAGGGGGCTATCACAGGCATCGCAGTTGCGGGCTTTGGAGGCGGGGCGTTCATATTCAATTTTGTTGAGCAGTGGTTGTTGGCCATCTTCGGGGTTGTTGGCACCCCATTCTTCTACTTGGGCATGATATACCTTGTAGGTGTTCTGATTGGAGCTCAGATGCTCAGCAGTCCACCAAAGGGATGGTTGCCTGCTGGCTATGTACCTAAGGTGGCAGTAGCAGACGGCGTTGGACAGTCACTGATGCCCGGCCAGATGATAAGGACCTCCTCATTCTTGGTACTCTGGTTGATGTTTGCACTGGCTGCAACCGCAGGACTCATGACCATCGGAAATGTATCAAAGGCAGCTCAAGTCGCAGATCCATATGGCATGGGACCAGGGTCTTGGGATGCGTATCTTTCTGCACTCGTGGGTGGAATAATGGCTCTTTTCAATGCGGCAGGCAGAATCATATGGGGCGTGATATCGGACAAGAAGGGCAGAGTCACAACGTTCATGCTCATGTTCTTCGTCCTCTCCATGGCGATGTTCTCTTTCGCCTACGTCGTATTGATTAACTCCTCGTGGATTGTTTCTACACTGGTCGCGGGTCTTGTGGGCTTCTGCTTTGGCGGCAACTTTGCATTGTTCCCGTCTGCGACCGCTGAGTACTTCGGCTCCGAACATGTCGGCAAGAACTATGGAGTTGTATTCACATCATATGGTGTAGCAGGAGTACTTGGTGCACTCGTTGCTGGCCAGTTCGTTGCATTGGCTGGAGGAAGCTACTTCCTAGCATTCACCATCACAGGTATTCTTGGACTGGTCGCATTTGCTCTTACCTTTCTCCTACGAGAGATGCGAAGACCAGTTGCTCAGTAG
- a CDS encoding excisionase family DNA-binding protein, with the protein MPTLMLTVSHAATVLGVCTTTTRRWEAAGLLTCLRTPGGHRRVPLEEVARLSAVRCSTGPLGPLHPPPPHPPDRRAAGQRTTAVYARVSSHGRAPVRMA; encoded by the coding sequence TTGCCCACGCTCATGCTCACAGTGTCGCATGCTGCCACTGTGCTCGGTGTCTGTACCACGACGACTCGACGCTGGGAGGCAGCCGGGCTCCTGACGTGCCTGCGGACGCCGGGAGGCCACAGACGGGTCCCACTCGAAGAGGTCGCGCGACTGTCTGCTGTCCGGTGCTCTACTGGGCCTCTCGGTCCGCTCCATCCTCCTCCTCCACATCCTCCCGACAGACGTGCCGCCGGGCAGAGGACCACTGCAGTCTACGCCCGTGTCTCTTCTCACGGTCGAGCGCCTGTCAGAATGGCATGA
- a CDS encoding phosphate uptake regulator PhoU has product MDIRRLQQTGGRTGSSFLVILPKDWVSRQNLRKGDPVIIVEREDGCLIVDPRFTKSGETRSATIGLEPDLRWSITSKYLLGFDEIRVVATDTITNEQRDELKRIIKRFVALEVTDEDDHEIVVQCLVDPSTIPVHRAMKRMNLIAARMIRDAISAYLRADMALSENVQQRDEEVDRLFFLIVRELRSAIQYPSMSEKMGVTPVEALDFRLAIQYLERIADLAVEIARSASVPPERAMTRRIEPMGRKVLEMLSKSVSNLFSFATEKVADVIAAEKELLNEASTIHREILSKQSSSSQTYLHVVDCLLRISEAAKDIVDLALPHS; this is encoded by the coding sequence ATGGACATTCGAAGATTGCAGCAGACCGGCGGAAGGACAGGCAGTTCGTTCTTGGTAATCTTACCTAAGGACTGGGTTTCGCGCCAGAATCTGAGGAAAGGCGACCCCGTCATCATTGTAGAGCGTGAAGACGGATGTCTGATAGTGGATCCCCGGTTCACAAAGAGCGGAGAAACAAGGTCTGCCACCATAGGTCTTGAGCCAGACCTGAGATGGTCCATCACAAGCAAGTACTTGCTTGGTTTCGATGAGATACGAGTTGTGGCGACCGACACAATTACAAATGAGCAAAGAGACGAATTGAAGAGGATCATAAAGCGATTTGTGGCTCTGGAAGTCACTGATGAGGATGACCATGAGATTGTCGTGCAGTGCCTTGTGGACCCCTCGACAATTCCTGTGCACAGAGCCATGAAGCGAATGAATCTCATTGCTGCAAGAATGATTAGGGACGCTATCTCTGCATACCTCCGTGCTGACATGGCTCTCTCTGAGAACGTTCAACAGAGAGATGAAGAGGTGGACCGACTGTTCTTCCTCATTGTCCGTGAATTGAGGTCCGCAATTCAGTATCCAAGCATGTCCGAGAAGATGGGTGTTACCCCGGTCGAGGCTCTTGATTTCAGACTTGCCATCCAGTATCTTGAGCGAATTGCTGACTTGGCAGTGGAGATTGCCCGGTCCGCCTCAGTTCCTCCTGAGAGGGCTATGACGAGGCGAATTGAGCCCATGGGCCGAAAGGTCCTTGAGATGCTCTCAAAGTCAGTTTCAAACCTCTTCAGCTTTGCCACCGAGAAGGTGGCAGATGTGATTGCCGCTGAGAAGGAATTGCTGAATGAAGCCTCGACTATCCACCGTGAGATTCTGTCCAAGCAGAGCAGTTCGTCTCAGACATATCTGCACGTCGTTGACTGTCTTCTCAGAATAAGCGAGGCCGCGAAGGATATTGTCGACTTGGCACTCCCTCACAGCTAG